The Streptomyces sp. TLI_105 DNA segment CGCGCCCTCTCCCTGGGGCTGCTCGACCCGGCCCCGCTCGTCACCCACGAGTTCCCGCTGGAACGGTTCGGCGAGGCGCTCGCCCTGGTGGGCGGCGGCGACCCGGGCACGGGCAAGGTCCTGCTGCGCCCCTGAGCCCGGTGCCCCGCCCCTCAGTCGGCCTCCGGTTCGGCGAGCAGGTCGTCGGCGAGGGTGAGGCGCGTCTCGGGGAAGTACTCCGCGATCGCCTCGCGCATCATCTCCTCGCCCTCCGGGTCGGGGGTCCCGCACTTCTCCCGCGTCTCGCGGTCGGGCCGGCGGGCGTACGCCACCCAGGTGCCGTCGTCCGCCCGGTGCAGCCGGGAGCCGTAGCTGCCGCACTCCTGGTGGATCGCCATGGTCACCCGGTGCCAGCCGTCGGCGAGCAGTTGCTCCTTGCCCGGCCTCACCCGCCACCGGTACACCACCGCGAACGTCTCTCCGCCCTCCCTCGTCCCGGCCGGCGGCCCGCGCCGCCCCGGGAAGGAGGGAACTATACCGACCAGTTCACCGTCAAGACTGAACGGTTCAGACACTGTGGGGGTCGCGCTCCACGTCGAATCGCTTCGACATCGCGTCGCCCACGGCCTGGACACCTCAACTCCCCCCGCGTTACGGTCGGCTCGGGTCGCCCGAGCGATCACTCGACGGGCCGCGTCGAAGCGATTCACATGGGCGCACCACCGTCCTGGCCGCGGGGAGAACGGATGGTCACCCTTGCCGAGGTTGCCCGGCACGCCGGAGTGTCGGCGAGCACGGTGAGCTACGTCCTCAGCGGCAAGCGGCCCATCTCGGACCCCACCCGGCAGCGGGTGCGGGCCAGCATCGAGCGGCTCGGCCACCAGCCCCACGCGGGCGCCCGCGCGCTGGCCAGCAGCCGGTCCCGGATCATCGCGCTCATGGTGCCGCTGCGCACCGACATGTACGTGCCGGTGATGCTGGAGATCGCGGTCGCCGTCGCCACGACCGCCCGCGCCCACGGCTACGACGTCCTGCTCCTCACCGGCGAGGAGGGCCCGTCGGCGCTTCGCCGGGTCACCGGCAGCGGCCTCGCCGAGGCGGTGATCCTGATGGACGTGCAGCTCGACGACGAGCGACTGCCCGTGCTGCGCGTGGCGGGTCCGCCGTCCGTCCTGGTCGGACTCCCCGCCGATCCGGCCGGGTTGAACTGCGTCGATCTCGACTTCGCGGCGGCCGGCACCCTGTGCGTGGAGCACCTGGCGGGCCTCGGGCACCGGGAGGTCGCGGTGATCGGCGAGTCCCCCGGTGTGTACGCACGGCACACGGGCTTCGCCGAGCGGACCCTGCGCGGGCTGCGGGGCCGGGCGGCCGAGCTGGGCGTCCGGCTGTTGCACCGGCCGTGCGAGGGCGACCACGACGCGGTGGCGGGGGTGCTCGCGCGGATCCTCGACGAACGGCCATGTGGTGGGCGCCGTCGGGGGCGGTGAGGAAGGCGGTGCCCTTGCGGCCGGCCTCGGTGAGGGGCCGTCCGTCGGCGTCGCGGAACTCCAGGGTCCAGGGCTTCGAGCGGTCCAGGCGCAACCGGAGTGGTCCTGAGGCGAGTTCGACGACGGGGCCGTCCTCGTGGACGGTGCCGGACCCGGGGGCGTCCGGGGAGAGGGCGAAGTCCGGGCCCCGGTGGGCCTTTCCGGCGTGGTGGGTGACGCGGACGCCGATGACGCCCTCGGCGGGTGCGTGGCACTCCACGGTCAGGAGGGCCGAGTTCAGGGTGTCGCCGCAGGTGGCGACGTGCTTGACGGAGGCGTGGGCGGTGAAGCGGTCGACTTCCGCGCGCAGATCGCGGACTTCGGTGGCGTACGAGGCGTGGACGCCCTCGCGCATCAGCCAGAAGCCGTCGGTGAACTTCATGCTGGCCCTTGGGACGGGTGGGGACGGGGCTGCTCCGATCCCCCAATAGTTATCCCAGAAAACAAAACCGGGAACCAGACCCCCGGCCGCCGGGCCCTCGATCGAGAAAGCGCTTGCGCGATCCATTGACGAAACACGAACGCCCCCTTAGCTTCATGCCCGTTGCACTTCGTACGTCATATATGAGACGCGATACACGAGATCTGAGAGTGCTCCATGGCCTTCGCCCCCAGCCCCATCCCCTCCCGCACCCAGTACGTCCTGGAAGCGATCAAGCACGACATCCTCACCGGGGGCCTCAGACCCGGCCAGGCGCTCGTGGAGGCCGAGCTCGCCGCGCACTTCGGGGTGTCGAAGACCCCGGTCCGCGAGGCGCTCAAGACCCTCGCGGGCAGCGGGCTCGTGGTGATGAGCCAGTACAAGGGCGTCACGGTCCGGACGGTCGACGCGGACATGGCCCGCGCGGTGTACGACGTGCGCCTGCTCCTGGAGCCCGAGGCCGTCCGCCGCGCCGTCGCCTCCGGCGCCCCGCTCGACGCGGCCGACGAGGCCCTGCGCCGCGCCGCCGGAGCCGAGGACCCGGCCGAACGGTCCCTCGCCAACCGGGACTTCCACCGGGCGCTCTACCTGCCCTGCGGCAATCCGCTGCTCGGCCGGATGCTCGACGAGGTCCGCGACCAGGCGGCCCTGGTCTCCACGGTCGCCTGGGCCGCCGTCCCCTCCTGGGAGCGCGAGGCCGCCGAGCACGCGGAGATCCTGCGCCTCGCCGCCGCGGGCGACGCCGAGGGAGCCGGCAGGGCCGTGCACGACCACATCGCCTCGTTCGTCGAGCGCGCCTTCCCCCAGTCCCCCTTGATCAGCGAATGAGCGAACAGCGAGTGAGCATGGAATTCGAGACGATGAGGGCCGCCCTCGCCGACGTCGTGGCCATCCCGGTCACCCCGTTCGCCGAGGACGGCTCCGTGGACACCGTCGCCCACCGCGCGCTCCTGCGCCGGCTGCTCGACGGCGGGGTCCGCACCCTCACCCCCAACGGCAACACCGGCGAGTTCTACGCCCTCACCCCCGAGGAGCGTCGCTCCCTCACCGAGGCGACCGTCGAGGAGGCCGCCGGCCGCGCCGCGATCCTGGTCGGCGTCGGGCACGACGTGCCGACCGCCGTGGAGGCCGCCCGGCACGCCCGCGCCGCCGGCGCCCACATGGTGATGGTCCACCAGCCCGTCCACCCGTACGTCTCCGAGAGCGGCTGGGTCGACTACCACCGGGCGATCGCCGAGGCCGTGCCCGAACTGGGCGTCGTCCCCTACCTCCGCAACCCGCTGCTGAGCGGGGCCCGGCTCGCCGAGCTCGGCGCCGCCTGCCCCAACGTCGTCGGCGTGAAGTACGCCGTCCCGGACGCGGCCCGGTTCGCCGGCTTCGCGCGGGACGCGGGCCTCGACCGGTTCGTGTGGGTGGCGGGCCTCGCCGAGCCGTACGCGCCCGCGTACTTCGCGGGCGGCGCGACCGGCTTCACCTCCGGTCTGGTCAACGTCTCCCCCGCCCTCTCCCTGGAGATGCTGGCCGCGCTGCGGGCGGGCGACTACCCGACGGCGATGAAGGTGTGGGAGCGGATCCGCCACTTCGAGGAGCTGCGCGCGGCCAACGCGAGCGCCGACAACGTGACCGTGGTGAAGGAGGCCCTCGCCTCGCTCGGCCTGTGCCGCCGCGACATCCGCCCGCCGAGCCGGGAACTCCCGGAGGCGGAGCGGGAAGAGGTGGCGGCGATAGCCGCGGGGTGGCCGATATGAGCAGGCCGGAGAAGCGCCCCGAGGAGGCCCACGCACCCAGCACGGAGAAGCGCCCCGAGGAGCTCCGCAGCCACCAGTGGTACGGCACGGACGGGCTGCGCTCGTTCAGCCACCGCGCCCGCACCCGACAGCTCGGCTATCTGCCCGAGGAGCACCTCGGCAAGCCGGTGATCGCGATCCTCAACACCTGGTCCGACATCAATCCGTGCCACGTCCATCTGCGGGACCGGGCGCAGGCGGTGAAGCGGGGCGTGTGGCAGGCGGGCGGCTTCCCGCTGGAGTTCCCGGTCTCCACCCTGTCGGAGACCTTCCAGAAGCCGACCCCCATGCTCTACCGCAACCTCCTGGCGATGGAGACGGAGGAGCTGCTGCGCTCGTACCCGGTGGACGGGGCGGTGCTCATGGGCGGCTGTGACAAGACGACGCCCGCTCTCCTCATGGGCGCGGCCTCGGTCGACCTGCCGACCGTGTTCGTGCCGGCGGGACCGATGCTGCCGGGTCACTGGCGGGGCGAGACGCTCGGTTCCGGCACCGACATGTGGAAGTACTGGGACGAGAAGCGGGCCGGGACGATCGGCGACTGCGAGATGGCCGAGCTGGAGAACGGCCTCGCCCGCTCCCCCGGCCACTGCATGACGATGGGCACGGCGTCCACGCTCACCGCAGCCGCCGAGACCCTGGGCGTGACCGTGCCGGGCGCCTCCTCGGTGCCCGCGGTGGACTCCGGGCACGACCGGATGGCCGCCGCGTCGGGGCTGCGGATCGTGGAGCTCGTACGGAAGGACGTCAGGCTCTCCCGGATCCTGACCCAGGAGGCGTACGAGGACGCGGCGGCGGCCGTCCTGGCCCTCGGCGGTTCGACCAACGCGGTGATCCATCTGATCGCGATGGCCGGCCGGTCGGGGGTGAAGCTGACGCTCGACGACTTCGACCGGATCGCGCGGACCGTGCCGGTGCTCGCGAACCTGCGGCCGGGCGGGCGGTACCTGATGGAGGACTTCCACTTCGCGGGCGGCATGACCGGCTTCCTGTCCCGGCTCACCGACGTGCTCCACCTGGACCGGCCGACCGTCTCGCACGCCACGCTGCGCGAGCAGCTGGCCGGCGCCCTCGTCCATGACGACGAGGTGATCCGGGAGCGGTCGAGGCCGCTGGCCGCCGAGGGCGGGGTGGCGGTCCTGCGCGGCAACCTCTGCCCCGACGGCGCCGTCATCAAGCACATCGCGGCCGAGCCCCGTCTCCTCCGGCACACTGGGCCCGCGGTCGTCTTCGACGACTACCGGACAATGCAGCGGACCATCGACGACCCGGCGCTCGGGATCACGGCCGAGCACGTGCTCGTGCTGCGCGGCGCGGGCCCCAAGGGCGGGCCGGGGATGCCCGAGTACGGCATGCTGCCCATCCCCCGGTACCTCCTGGAGCAGGGGGTGCGGGACATGGTCCGGATCTCGGACGCCCGGATGAGCGGGACGAGTTACGGGGCGTGCGTGCTGCACGTGGCGCCCGAGTCGCATGTCGGCGGACCCCTCGCCCTCGTCCGCACGGGCGATGCGATCACCCTCGACGTCGCTGCCCGCTCCCTCCACCTGCACGTCACGGACGAGGAGCTTGACAGCCGCAGGGCCGCGTGGACACCGCCGCCGACCCGGTACGAGCGGGGCTACGGCGCGCTCTACATGGAGCACATCTCCCAGGCCGACACCGGCTGCGACTTCGCGTTCCTGGCCCGGCCGGGAGCCACCCCCGATCCGTACGCGGGCTGAGCCCCGCCCGGCCACGCACTCCCCCGCCCCGTCTGTCCGAAATCTCGAACGTCGTTCGCGAAGCGCTTCACCGAGAACGGAGCCGCCGTCATGGCCTCAGCTGTGACCCCTTCACGCCGAGCCGCCGTCGTGGCCTCGGCTGCGCCCCCCTCACGCCGAGCCGCCCTGCCGTACCTGCTGATCGCCCCCGCGGGCCTCCTGATGCTGGGGTTCATCGCGTACCCGGTGCTCAGCGTCTTCTACTACAGCCTGCAGAACCACAACCCCACCAAACCGTGGCGGAACGGCTTCGCCGGCCTGGACAACTTCACGCGGATCCTCACCGACGACCCGCGGTTCTGGGGGACGCTGACCTTCAGTCTCAAGTGGGTCGTCGTGGAGGTGTCCCTCCAGCTCGTCCTCGGGCTCGCGCTCGCGCTCATCGTGAACCAGACCTTCGTCGGCCGCGCGCTGGGCCGGGCCCTGGTCTTCTCGCCCTGGGCGGTGTCGGGCGTGCTCACCTCGGCGATCTGGGTGCTGCTCTACAACTCCCAGACCGGCATCAGCCGTTACCTCGCGGACCTCGGCATGGGCACGTACGGCACGTCCTGGCTCTCCGACACCTCGACCGTCTTCCCGGCGGCGGTCGTCGCCGACCTCTGGCGCGGGGTGCCCTTCTTCGCGATCCTCATCCTGGCCGACCTCCAGTCCGTCCCGAAGGACCTGTACGAGGCGGCCGAGGTCGACGGGGCGAGCAGGCTCCGGCAGTTCCTGCACATCACGCTCCCCCACCTGCGGGACGCGATCGTCCTGTCCACGCTGCTGCGCGCGGTCTGGGAGTTCAACAACGTCGACCTGCTGTACACGCTGACCGGCGGCGGCCCCGCGGGAGAGACGACCACCCTGCCGCTGTACATCGCCCACACCAGCGTCGACGCCCACAACTTCGGTTACGCCTCCGCCCTCACCACGGTGGCGTTCGTGATCCTTCTCTTCTGCTCGACGGTCTATCTGCGCCTGAGCAAGTTCGGAGGCGACGGCAAGTGACAGCCGCGACCCCCCTGACCGCCGTCCCCGCCCGCACGAAGCACAGGGCCTTGGACGAGACACCCCGTTGGCAGATCTACCTGCCGCTCGGGATCTACCTCCTCTTCACCCTCGTTCCCTTCTACTGGATCCTGCTCTTCGCCGTACGGCCCGCCGGCTCGACCTCGCTGCTGCCCTGGCCGATGACGACGGCGCACTTCGAGAAGGTGTGGACCGAGCGGAACTTCGCCGTCTTCTTCCAGAACAGCCTGTTCATCGGCGTGGCGGTGCTCATCAGCACCACCGTCGTCGCCCTGGCCGGCGGATACGCCCTCGCCCGCTTCGACTTCCGGATCAAGAAGGGCTTCATGCTGGCCCTGCTCTGCTCCCAGTTCGTGCCGGGCGCCCTGCTCCTCGTCCCGCTCTTCCAGATCTTCGCCGGGCTGCGGATGATCAACTCCCTCGGCAGCGTCGTCATCGCCGAGACCGTCTTCCAGCTCCCGCTGTCGATGATCCTCATCAGCGGCTTCATCAGGAACGTGCCGTACTCCCTGGAGGAGGCGGCCTGGGTCGACGGCTGCAACCGGTTCCACGCCTTCCGGATCGTCGTCCTGCCGCTGCTGCGGCCCGGTCTGGTCGCCGTCGGCTCCTTCGCCTTCGTGCACGCCTGGAACCACTTCCTCTTCGCCCTGATGTTCCTCAGCAGCCAGGACAAGCAGACCATCCCCGTCGGCCTCAACACCCTCATGGGCGCCGACAGCGTCGACCTCGGCGCGCTCGCGGCGGGCGGCGTCATCGCCGCCGTCCCCGTGGTCGTCGTCTTCGCCTTCATCCAGAAGTGGCTGGTCACCGGCTTCAGCGCGGGGGCGGTGAAGGGATGAGCAGCACCCACACGGACAAGGAAGACATGAACACCGCACGCACCCCGGCCCCGCTGCCGGTCGTCCTCGCCGGCGCCCGCGGCCACGGCCGCAGCCACCTCCTCAACATCCGCCGCCTCGAAGAGCGCGGTCTCGTCCGCCTCGCCGGGGTCTGCGAGCTGCGCCCGCTGCAGGCGGCCGAACTGGACGGCATCGGCGACCCGGAGCAGTCCGCCGACTTCGAGGCGCTCCTCGCCTCCACCGGCGCCCGGATCGCCGTGCTCTCCACCCCCATCCAGACCCACACCGACATGGCGCTCGCCGCCGCCCGGCACGGCGCGCACGTCCTCCTGGAGAAGCCGCCCGCCCCGTCGTACGCCGAGTTCCGCCGGATGGCCGACGGCGTCGAGGCCGCCGGGGTGTCCTGCCAGATCGGCTTCCAGTCGCTCGGCTCGCACGCGGTCCCCGCGATCCGCCGCATGGTGGAGGAGGGCGCGATCGGAGAACTCCTCGGCGTCGGCGCGGCCGGGGCCTGGGTCCGCGACGAGGCGTACTTCCGGCGCGCGCCCTGGGCGGGACACCGGCGGCTCGACGGCGTGGACGTCGTCGACGGGGCCCTCACCAACCCGCTCGCGCACGCCGTCGCCACGGCGCTCGCACTCTCCGGCTCCACCCGCGCCGAGGACGCCCCGCACATCGAGACGGAGCTGCTGCGCGCGAACGCCATCGAGTCCGACGACACCTCGGCCGTGCGGGTCGTGACCTCGGTCGGCACCCACGTCACGGTCGCGGCGACGCTCTGCGCCGAGAAGCCGGCGGAGCCGTACGTGCTCGTCCACGGCAGCCGGGGCCGGATCACCTTCTGGTACCGGCAGGACCGGGTCCTGGTGCAGCGCGCCGGGCACGGCCCCGTGGAGACCGGGTACGGCCGCACCGACCTCCTGGAGAACCTCGTCGCGCACGTCACCGAGGGCGAGCGGCTGTGGGTGCCCCCGGCGGAGACCGGCGCCTTCATGCGGGTCGTCGAGGCGGTACGGACCGCCCCCGAACCCCTGGACGTCCCCGCCGCCCACTGGCGCGCCGAGCCCGGCGAGAGCGGACCGCGCCGGGTCGTCGGGGGCGTCGACGCCCTGGTCGACGCGAGCGCCGACACCCTCCGGCTCTTCTCCGAACTCGGCGCCCCCTGGGCGCCGTCGACCCGGGCGGAGGCCCGATGACCGCCGACACCGCCACCCTCCTGCGCTGCGCGGGCCGCGTCGTCGCCCGCTACACCACCCGGCCCGAGCTCACCGCCGACCGCTCCCCCCGGCCGTACCTCCACCCCGTCACCACCCTCGCCGGGCTGCCCGTGACGGAGACCGTGCCCGAGGACCACCCCCATCACCTCGGGGCGGGCGTCGCCGTGGCCGACGTCGCGGGCCACAACTTCTGGGGCGGGCGCACCTTCGTGCGCGGCCGGGGCTCCGTCGAGCTCGACAACCACGGGACGCAGCGGCACGACGGCTTCAAGCTGTGCGACCCGGACGGCTTCGTGGAGGAGCTGAGCTGGACGGCCGGCGGCGAGCGGCTGCTCCGCGAGCACCGGACGGTGGCGGCCACCGCGCTCACCGACGCCGCCTGGGCGCTCGACCTGACCTTCTCCCTGACCAACGTGTCGGGGCGTGAGCTGTCGATCGGCAGCCCGGCGACGAACGGCCGCCCGGGCGCCGCGTACGGCGGCTTCTTCTGGCGGGCGCCGAAGGAGGCGACGGCGCCGACGGTGTTCGGGGCGGGCACGGACGGCTCGGGCGCGGACGGCTCCGGCGCGGACGGCTCCGGCGCGGACGGCTCCGGCACCGGCAACTGGGGCGCCGACGGCGAGGAGGCCGTGCACGGCGTCGCCGCCGACTGGGTGGCCATGTCCGGCGAGGGCTGGACCCTGGTGTTCGCCGGGGCGACCGCGCAGACCCGTCGCGATCCGTGGTTCGTGCGGGCCGCCGAGTACCCGGGGGTCGGCTCCTCCCTCGCGTACGGGGCGCGGCTCCCGGTGGCGGCCGGGGAGACCTTCGTACGCCGGGTGGTGACCGTGGTCGCCGACGGCCGGCTCGACCGGGCGGGGGCCGCGGCCCTGGTCCGCAAGGCGGTGGCCTCATGAACGCCCTGCCCACCGGCGACCTCGGCGACGGCACGTACCGCAATCCGGTCCTGGCGGCCGACTGGTCGGACCCGGACGTCCTGCGGGTCGGCGAGGACCACTACCTGACCGCGTCCAGCTTCGGCCGCGCCCCCGGGCTGCCCCTGCTGCACTCCCGGGACCTGGTCAACTGGACGCTGGTCGGCCACGCCCTGGAGCGGCTCGAACCGGCCGCGGCGTTCGCCTCGCCCCGGCACGACCGCGGGGTGTGGGCGCCCTCGTTCCGTCACCACGACGGCCGGTTCTGGATCTTCTGGGGCGACCCGGACCACGGGATCTTCCAGGTCAACGCCCCTTCCGTGCGCGGCCCGTGGACCGCGCCGCACCTGGTGAAGGCGGGCCGCGGCCTGATCGACCCCTGCCCGCTGTGGGACGAGGAGACGGGCGAGGCGTATCTCGTGCACGCCCTGGCCAAGTCCCGCGCCGGGGTCAACAACCGGCTGATCGGGCACCGGATGAGCCCGGCCGGCGACAAGGTCCTCGACGAGGGCCGGGTCCTGGTCGACGCCGACCGGATACCCGGCTGGTTCACCCTGGAGGG contains these protein-coding regions:
- a CDS encoding GntR family transcriptional regulator; this translates as MAFAPSPIPSRTQYVLEAIKHDILTGGLRPGQALVEAELAAHFGVSKTPVREALKTLAGSGLVVMSQYKGVTVRTVDADMARAVYDVRLLLEPEAVRRAVASGAPLDAADEALRRAAGAEDPAERSLANRDFHRALYLPCGNPLLGRMLDEVRDQAALVSTVAWAAVPSWEREAAEHAEILRLAAAGDAEGAGRAVHDHIASFVERAFPQSPLISE
- a CDS encoding dihydrodipicolinate synthase family protein, with translation MSEQRVSMEFETMRAALADVVAIPVTPFAEDGSVDTVAHRALLRRLLDGGVRTLTPNGNTGEFYALTPEERRSLTEATVEEAAGRAAILVGVGHDVPTAVEAARHARAAGAHMVMVHQPVHPYVSESGWVDYHRAIAEAVPELGVVPYLRNPLLSGARLAELGAACPNVVGVKYAVPDAARFAGFARDAGLDRFVWVAGLAEPYAPAYFAGGATGFTSGLVNVSPALSLEMLAALRAGDYPTAMKVWERIRHFEELRAANASADNVTVVKEALASLGLCRRDIRPPSRELPEAEREEVAAIAAGWPI
- the araD gene encoding L-arabinonate dehydratase, with the protein product MSRPEKRPEEAHAPSTEKRPEELRSHQWYGTDGLRSFSHRARTRQLGYLPEEHLGKPVIAILNTWSDINPCHVHLRDRAQAVKRGVWQAGGFPLEFPVSTLSETFQKPTPMLYRNLLAMETEELLRSYPVDGAVLMGGCDKTTPALLMGAASVDLPTVFVPAGPMLPGHWRGETLGSGTDMWKYWDEKRAGTIGDCEMAELENGLARSPGHCMTMGTASTLTAAAETLGVTVPGASSVPAVDSGHDRMAAASGLRIVELVRKDVRLSRILTQEAYEDAAAAVLALGGSTNAVIHLIAMAGRSGVKLTLDDFDRIARTVPVLANLRPGGRYLMEDFHFAGGMTGFLSRLTDVLHLDRPTVSHATLREQLAGALVHDDEVIRERSRPLAAEGGVAVLRGNLCPDGAVIKHIAAEPRLLRHTGPAVVFDDYRTMQRTIDDPALGITAEHVLVLRGAGPKGGPGMPEYGMLPIPRYLLEQGVRDMVRISDARMSGTSYGACVLHVAPESHVGGPLALVRTGDAITLDVAARSLHLHVTDEELDSRRAAWTPPPTRYERGYGALYMEHISQADTGCDFAFLARPGATPDPYAG
- a CDS encoding carbohydrate ABC transporter permease encodes the protein MASAVTPSRRAAVVASAAPPSRRAALPYLLIAPAGLLMLGFIAYPVLSVFYYSLQNHNPTKPWRNGFAGLDNFTRILTDDPRFWGTLTFSLKWVVVEVSLQLVLGLALALIVNQTFVGRALGRALVFSPWAVSGVLTSAIWVLLYNSQTGISRYLADLGMGTYGTSWLSDTSTVFPAAVVADLWRGVPFFAILILADLQSVPKDLYEAAEVDGASRLRQFLHITLPHLRDAIVLSTLLRAVWEFNNVDLLYTLTGGGPAGETTTLPLYIAHTSVDAHNFGYASALTTVAFVILLFCSTVYLRLSKFGGDGK
- a CDS encoding carbohydrate ABC transporter permease, which encodes MTAATPLTAVPARTKHRALDETPRWQIYLPLGIYLLFTLVPFYWILLFAVRPAGSTSLLPWPMTTAHFEKVWTERNFAVFFQNSLFIGVAVLISTTVVALAGGYALARFDFRIKKGFMLALLCSQFVPGALLLVPLFQIFAGLRMINSLGSVVIAETVFQLPLSMILISGFIRNVPYSLEEAAWVDGCNRFHAFRIVVLPLLRPGLVAVGSFAFVHAWNHFLFALMFLSSQDKQTIPVGLNTLMGADSVDLGALAAGGVIAAVPVVVVFAFIQKWLVTGFSAGAVKG
- a CDS encoding Gfo/Idh/MocA family protein gives rise to the protein MSSTHTDKEDMNTARTPAPLPVVLAGARGHGRSHLLNIRRLEERGLVRLAGVCELRPLQAAELDGIGDPEQSADFEALLASTGARIAVLSTPIQTHTDMALAAARHGAHVLLEKPPAPSYAEFRRMADGVEAAGVSCQIGFQSLGSHAVPAIRRMVEEGAIGELLGVGAAGAWVRDEAYFRRAPWAGHRRLDGVDVVDGALTNPLAHAVATALALSGSTRAEDAPHIETELLRANAIESDDTSAVRVVTSVGTHVTVAATLCAEKPAEPYVLVHGSRGRITFWYRQDRVLVQRAGHGPVETGYGRTDLLENLVAHVTEGERLWVPPAETGAFMRVVEAVRTAPEPLDVPAAHWRAEPGESGPRRVVGGVDALVDASADTLRLFSELGAPWAPSTRAEAR
- a CDS encoding PmoA family protein is translated as MTADTATLLRCAGRVVARYTTRPELTADRSPRPYLHPVTTLAGLPVTETVPEDHPHHLGAGVAVADVAGHNFWGGRTFVRGRGSVELDNHGTQRHDGFKLCDPDGFVEELSWTAGGERLLREHRTVAATALTDAAWALDLTFSLTNVSGRELSIGSPATNGRPGAAYGGFFWRAPKEATAPTVFGAGTDGSGADGSGADGSGADGSGTGNWGADGEEAVHGVAADWVAMSGEGWTLVFAGATAQTRRDPWFVRAAEYPGVGSSLAYGARLPVAAGETFVRRVVTVVADGRLDRAGAAALVRKAVAS